Proteins found in one Aethina tumida isolate Nest 87 chromosome 1, icAetTumi1.1, whole genome shotgun sequence genomic segment:
- the LOC109609223 gene encoding translation elongation factor 2: protein MVNFTVDEIRNMMDKKRNIRNMSVIAHVDHGKSTLTDSLVSKAGIIAGAKAGETRFTDTRKDEQERCITIKSTAISMFFELEDKDLVFITNPDQREKETKGFLINLIDSPGHVDFSSEVTAALRVTDGALVVVDCVSGVCVQTETVLRQAIAERIKPILFMNKMDRALLELQLDAEELYQTFQRIVENVNVIIATYNDDGGPMGEVRVDPSKGSVGFGSGLHGWAFTLKQFAEMYSEKFKIDVVKLMNRLWGENFFNPKTKKWAKQKEADNKRSFCMYILEPIYKIFDSIMNYKKEEYEALLPKLGITIKHEDKDKDGKQLLKVVMRTWLPAGEALLQMIAIHLPSPVTAQKYRMEMLYEGPHDDEVAVGIKNCDPNAPLMMYVSKMVPTSDKGRFYAFGRVFSGKVATGMKARIMGPNYTPGKKEDLYEKAIQRTILMMGRYVEAIEDVPSGNICGLVGVDQFLVKTGTITTFKDAHNLKVMKFSVSPVVRVAVEPKNPADLPKLVEGLKRLAKSDPMVQCIIEESGEHIIAGAGELHLEICLKDLEEDHACIPIKKSDPVVSYRETVSEESDQMCLSKSPNKHNRLFMKACPMPDGLAEDIDDGNVNPRDDFKSRARYLSDKYEYDVTEARKIWCFGPDGTGPNILVDCTKGVQYLNEIKDSVVAGFQWATKEGVLSEENLRGVRFNIYDVTLHADAIHRGGGQIIPTTRRCLYACLLTAAPRLMEPVYQCEIQCPEVAVGGIYGVLNRRRGHVFEEQQVAGTPMFVVKAYLPVNESFGFTADLRSNTGGQAFPQCVFDHWQVLPGDPLETGTRPYTVVQDTRKRKGLKEGLPDLTQYLDKL from the exons atg gttaacttcaccGTCGACGAAATCCGTAACATGATGGACAAAAAACGGAATATCCGTAATATGTCCGTCATTGCCCATGTAGATCACGGAAAGTCAACATTAACAGACTCCCTTGTATCCAAAGCTGGTATCATTGCTGGTGCTAAGGCTGGAGAAACCCGTTTCACCGACACCCGTAAAGATGAACAGGAACGTTGTATTACCATCAAATCTAC CGCTATTTCTATGTTCTTTGAACTTGAAGACAAAGATCTTGTCTTCATTACAAACCCTGACCAACGTGAGAAGGAAACTAAGGGATTCTTGATCAACTTGATCGATTCCCCCGGGCACGTCGATTTCTCCTCCGAAGTAACAGCTGCCCTCCGTGTAACTGATGGCGCTCTTGTCGTAGTCGACTGTGTATCag GTGTATGTGTACAAACCGAGACCGTACTCCGTCAAGCTATTGCTGAACGTATCAAGCCAATCTTGTTCATGAACAAGATGGACCGTGCTCTTCTTGAATTGCAATTGGATGCTGAAGAGTTGTACCAAACTTTCCAACGTATTGTTGAAAACGTTAACGTCATCATCGCTACTTACAACGATGACGGCGGCCCAATGGGAGAAGTACGTGTCGACCCAAGCAAGGGTTCCGTCGGTTTCGGTTCCGGTCTCCACGGCTGGGCCTTTACCCTTAAGCAGTTTGCTGAGATGTACTCCGAAAAATTCAAGATCGACGTTGTCAAGCTAATGAACAGGCTCTGGGGTGAGAACTTCTTCAACCCCAAAACCAAGAAGTGGGCTAAGCAAAAGGAAGCTGACAACAAACGTTCCTTCTGCATGTACATCTTGGAACCCATTTACAAGATCTTCGACTCCATTATGAACTACAA GAAGGAAGAATATGAAGCCCTCCTCCCCAAATTGGGCATCACCATCAAGCATGAAGACAAAGATAAGGATGGAAAACAACTACTCAAAGTTGTTATGCGCACATGGTTGCCAGCTGGTGAAGCTCTGCTTCAGATGATTGCCATTCATCTTCCATCTCCAGTAACTGCTCAAAAATACAGAATGGAAATGTTGTATGAAGGACCTCATGACGATGAAGTCGCCGTCGGTATCAAGAACTGTGACCCCAACGCACCTCTCATGATGTACGTCTCCAAAATGGTACCCACCTCTGACAAGGGACGTTTCTACGCTTTCGGACGTGTATTCTCTGGAAAg GTCGCCACCGGTATGAAGGCTCGTATCATGGGCCCCAACTACACCCCTGGTAAGAAGGAAGATTTGTACGAAAAGGCcatccaacgtacaattttgaTGATGGGTCGTTACGTCGAAGCCATCGAAGACGTTCCATCCGGTAACATTTGCGGTCTCGTCGGTGTAGATCAATTCTTGGTCAAGACCGGTACCATCACCACCTTCAAGGATGCTCACAACTTGAAGGTCATGAAATTCAGTGTATCCCCTGTAGTACGTGTCGCTGTTGAACCCAAGAACCCTGCTGATTTACCCAAGCTTGTTGAAG GTCTAAAACGTTTGGCCAAATCCGATCCTATGGTGCAATGTATCATTGAAGAATCCGGTGAACACATCATTGCCGGTGCTGGTGAATTGCATTTGGAAATCTGCTTGAAGGATTTGGAAGAAGACCATGCTTGCATCCCAATCAAGAAATCCGACCCAGTTGTATCCTACAGAGAAACTGTCAGTGAGGAATCTGACCAGATGTGTTTGTCCAAATCTCCCAACAAGCACAATAGGTTGTTCATGAAGGCCTGCCCAATGCCTGATGGTCTTGCTGAAGACATTGATGACGGCAACGTTAACCCAAGGGACGACTTCAAATCTCGTGCCCGTTACCTGAGCGACAAGTACGAGTATGATGTCACTGAAGCCCGTAAGATCTGGTGCTTCGGTCCAGACGGCACAGGACCAAACATCCTTGTTGATTGTACTAAGGGAGTACAATACTTGAACGAAATCAAGGACTCCGTTGTCGCCGGTTTCCAATGGGCCACGAAAGAAGGTGTCCTCTCTGAAGAGAACTTGCGTGGTGTCCGTTTCAACATCTACGACGTTACCCTCCACGCTGATGCTATCCATCGTGGTGGTGGTCAAATCATTCCAACAACCCGTCGTTGTCTCTACGCCTGTCTGTTGACTGCTGCTCCGAGATTGATGGAACCTGTATACCAGTGTGAAATCCAA TGTCCTGAAGTTGCTGTTGGTGGTATCTATGGTGTATTGAATAGAAGACGTGGTCACGTATTTGAAGAACAACAAGTGGCTGGTACCCCCATGTTCGTCGTCAAGGCTTACCTTCCAGTAAACGAATCCTTCGGTTTCACCGCTGACTTGCGTTCCAACACTGGTGGACAAGCTTTCCCACAATGCGTGTTTGATCACTGGCAGGTACTTCCTGGAGACCCGCTCGAAACTGGAACCAGACCATACACCGTCGTACAA GACACTCGTAAGAGGAAGGGTCTTAAAGAAGGACTCCCAGACCTTACTCAATACTTGGACAAATTGTAA
- the LOC109609224 gene encoding golgin subfamily A member 6-like protein 22: protein MSKKGAASASKGLPKISSNPDLRKINTSPRRPSVAKPGVAKPRPLTTFSGRTQPMGIKHPLEVQFFKKRKNLIAVTKEIEDKQNTALKLHETLILLKHKLNEIGKDAVIEDLGIFEQKKPAVKPPEVEQEQGAGETIPEDILQSMKTCIEEIPRKLIEFCQNILGGRGSIVELLEKVTKSETGDVVDRIKQIKTEGTGLHKKLDVMVDMHEKKVKEVMTKLQTLVNNPDNDKDSKKQGSKVVKDLEQKVKKLKEDVELQKKCVVEHKNRSSMNAQTIKIMKVKMGAMENKLKNEEKENANLAKKLKEAQDTLKLRESKLLKEKDDLRKTVKQQEQILHKITNDKNDLEIKYRHAEKKTGQTEETLLVEIYNVKKDLNETIRELEEQKRLNQKMFVQFDVVKFHMHNMRITNKTDIAGNSLQDDDLEEYRDSIASKLLIDQLKERIKELEQGKTEKEPTPTSMQEKILLSPNSENMIRGMNESWWKVVKELKENVTAKLSELTKVTSEITHVQNKKKSMEDESSRPSTRQLNKMLEKYCDNSLDLMRDRLECEKKITNFKALIEKQQKRINEMESLLKYREAKMDQLVKSYDDLVMEKDILIELVEELQSCSKELNYDCKVKDQVIKNLQEMIDRRVRSMMTLKNLDKNCEIPGDSEQI, encoded by the exons ATGTCGAAGAAGGGAGCTGCATCTGCATCTAAGGGTTTACCAAAAATTTCTAGTAATCCGGACTTAAGAAAA ATTAATACATCACCGCGAAGGCCTAGTGTCGCCAAGCCTGGTGTCGCCAAGCCTAGGCCCTTAACCACCTTTTCTGGTAGAACACAGCCGATGGGCATCAAGCACCCTCTGGAGgtccaattttttaagaaaaggaAGAATCTTATTGCAGTCACCaaagaaattgaagataaGCAAAATACAGCTCTTAAATTGCATGAGACCTTGATATTgctaaaacacaaattaaacgAAATAGGAAAAGATGCTGTTATAGAAGATCTTGGAATCTTTGAACAAAAGAAACCTGCTGTAAAGCCTCcg gagGTAGAGCAAGAGCAGGGCGCTGGTGAAACAATTCCAGAAGATATTTTGCAAAGCATGAAAACGTGCATTGAAGAAATACcacgaaaattaattgaattctgTCAAAATATACTTGGTGGTCGCGGATCCATTGTAGAACTGCTCGAAAAGGTGACCAAGTCCGAAACAGGCGATGTCGTTGATCGTATCAAACAGATAAAAACTGAGGGTACTgggttacataaaaaattagacgTAATGGTAGACATGCATGAAAAGAAAGTTAAAGAAGTTATGACAAAATTACAGACACTCGTTAACAATCCTGACAATGACAAGGATAGCAAGAAACAAGGCAGTAAAGTCGTTAAAGATCTTGAACAAAAAGTTAAG AAACTAAAAGAAGATGTTGAATTGCAAAAGAAATGTGTAGTAGAACACAAGAACAGGAGCAGTATGAACGCCCAAACGATCAAAATAATGAAGGTTAAAATGGGCgcgatggaaaataaattgaaaaatgaagaGAAGGAAAACGCTAACCTTGctaaaaaactaaa agaAGCCCAGGACACTTTAAAATTGAGGGAATCCAAATTACTGAAAGAAAAGGACGACCTACGTAAAACAGTAAAACAGCAGGAACAAATATTGCACAAAATTACTAATGACAAGAATGACTTGGAGATCAA ATACAGACACGCGGAGAAGAAAACTGGTCAGACAGAGGAAACACTTTTAGTCGAAATCTACAATGTCAAGAAAGATCTAAATGAGACAATTCGCGAACTGGAGGAACAAAAGAGGCTTAACCAGAAAATGTTTGTACAATTCGATGTTGTGAAATTCCATATGCATAATATGAGAATTACAAACAAAACGGATATAGCCGGTAATTCTCTCCAGG ACGATGACTTAGAAGAATACAGAGATTCTATTGcctcaaaattgttaattgaccAGTTAAAGGAAAGGATTAAAGAACTAGAACAGGGTAAAACAGAGAAAGAACCTACTCCAACATCTatg caaGAGAAAATTTTACTATCCCCGAATAGTGAAAATATGATACGAGGTATGAATGAATCGTGGTGGAAAGTCGTAAAAGAACTTAAGGAAAATGTTACTGCAAA GTTGAGTGAATTGACAAAAGTTACCTCAGAAATCACACATGTACAAAATAAGAAGAAATCAATGGAAGATGAAAGTAGTCGTCCTTCTACtcgtcaattaaataaaatgttggaaaAATATTGTGACAACTCACTTGATCTTATGCGAGACAGATTAGAATGCGAGAAAAAGATAACCAACTTTAAAGCGTTAATTGAGAAGCAGCAAAAACGTATAAACGAAATGGAAAGTCTACTTAAATACCGTGAAGCTAAAATGGACCAGTTGGTTAAGTCATATGATGATCTAGTAATGgaaaaagatattttgatCGAGCTGGTGGAAGAGTTACAATCATGTTCGAAAGAA ttaaactACGACTGTAAAGTTAAAGATCAAGTGATTAAAAATCTTCAAGAAATGATCGATCGTCGCGTCCGCTCTATGATGACtttgaaaaatttagacaaaaattgtgaaatccCCGGAGACAGtgaacaaatttga
- the LOC109609191 gene encoding UTP--glucose-1-phosphate uridylyltransferase-like, which yields MDPTNQAIDKLFESNKEHPLKRDLDIFKKLFERFKADPKTQVEWDKLQTLPEEAIIDYTTLNTERDKSIVKSMLQKIIIVKLNGGLGTSMGCRGPKSIIPVRDGLTFLDLTLQQLQVLNCVFGVNIPLVLMNSFNTHEDTLKILKKYTNSNVHIFTFNQSCHPRIHKETLLPIPTTLDIQSNLDAWTPPGHGDFYVSFKNSGLLDKFLAKGKEYCFLSNVDNLGATVDINIVNYILGSSESKCFGHECVLELTNKTRADVKGGTLIKYEDKLRILEIAQVPKKHESEFKSVKKFKLFNTNNLWIKLAAIDRLLSEDKLNLDIIQNNKTLPDGTPVIQLETIVGGALQYFENVVSINVPRCRFLPVKKCNDLLLVMSNLYTMEHGFLKVSPDRMFPGMPDIKLDDKFFSKVDEFLKRFGSIPDMLDLDHLTVMGDVVFGKNVSLKGTIIIIADKNKKIEIPSGAVLENKIILGDLLFMDY from the exons atggacCCCACTAATCAAGcaattgacaaattatttgaatCCAATAAGGAACATCCTTTGAAAAGGGATCtcgatattttcaaaaaattattcgaaAGATTTAAGGCTGACCCCAAAACCCAAGTAGAATGGGATAAACTACAAACATTACCTGAAGAAGCTATAATCGACTACACTACATTAAATACAGAACGTGACAAGAGTATTGTGAAGAGTAtgctacaaaaaattataatagtaaaattaaatggagGTTTAGGAACTTCAATGGGCTGTCGTGGCCCCAAATCTATTATTCCCGTAAGAGATGGTTTAACGTTTCTAGATCTAACACTACAACAACTAcag GTCTTGAATTGTGTTTTTGGTGTTAATATACCGTTGGTATTAATGAACTCCTTTAATACACACGaagatactttaaaaattttgaaaaagtatACAAATTCCAATGttcatatatttacttttaaccaATCTTGCCATCCAAGAATTCATAAGGAAACCTTACTGCCAATACCTACAACGTTGGACATTCAATCCAATTTGGATGCCTGGACTCCACCAG gaCATGGAGATTTTTATGTGAGTTTTAAGAACTCTGGTCTTTTGGATAAATTTCTTGCCAAAGGCAAAGAGTATTGTTTTCTTTCGAATGTTGATAATTTGGGTGCTACAGTAGAcatcaatattgttaattatatactgGGTTCTTCCGAATCCAAATGTTTTGGACACGAATGTGTTCTtgaattaacaaacaaaactaGAGCTGACGTTAAA GGtggtactttaattaaatacgaagataaattaagaattttggaAATAGCTCAAGTACCAAAAAAACATGAATCAGAATTTAAATCTGTGAAAaagtttaagttatttaacacTAACAATTTATGGATCAAACTTGctg CCATTGACCGTCTTTTGAGCGAAGACAAacttaatttagatattatacaaaacaacaaaactttGCCGGACGGCACCCCAGTGATACAGCTGGAAACTATAGTGGGTGGTGCTTtgcaatattttgaaaatgtcgTTTCAATAAACGTACCTAGATGTCGATTTCTGCcggtaaaaaaatgtaatgattTGTTATTAGTAATGAGCAATTTATATACTATGGAACACGGATTCTTGAAAGTATCGCCTGACAGAATGTTTCCTGGAATGCCAGATATTAAATTGgatgataaatttttttctaaagtggatgaatttttgaaaaggtTCGGATCTATACCAGATATGTTGGATTTAGATCATCTTACAGTTATGGGAGATGTTGTCTTTGGAAAAAATGTTTCGTTGAAG GGAACGATTATTATAATTGCCgacaaaaataagaaaattgaaattcctTCTGGTGCagttttggaaaataaaatcattttaggaGATCTACTTTTTATGGATTATTGA
- the LOC109609208 gene encoding probable 39S ribosomal protein L45, mitochondrial, with protein MALRVTNTLGLKLLQETAVGFLAPAVNGANTQIVRHRRTKHWDPKWKPLRRLKVMKVDLPNYNEKFEDLSEEEIRSKLKEQGLLPPRPWLERQYFISNTGGIFEPYVPPEGDGKVSPISAQGAKQSLEFLGKKSKTMMAIRKVRQFEEEFDSPQFCKEATEIYIKMHECMAENDEEKLVKYATERAVPEILHNMKNKTVRWKYIKDIELPRIVHARCTDVITKENIFAQITVRFHTQQTLAIYDRFGRLLHGSEIIAKDVLEYVVFEKHLANVYGQWRVHAKIIPDWMAPKEPAPITYKKLPSVQENALEKLEDSKSSPVAQSSEANIA; from the exons atggcCCTCCGTGTAACGAACACTCTAGGACTCAAATTGCTGcag gaaaCTGCTGTAGGCTTTTTGGCTCCCGCAGTAAATGGTGCAAACACACAAATTGTAAGACACAGACGAACGAAACATTGGGATCCCAAATGGAAACCTTTGAGAAGATTGAAAGTTATGAAAGTAGACTTGCCCAACTACAATGAGAAATTTGAAGATCTCTCAGAGGAAGAGATTCGATCAAAACTAAAGGAACAAGGATTGTTACCTCCAAGACCTTGGCTTGAGCGTCAATATTTTATCAGCAACACTGGAGGGATTTTTGAGCCCTATGTGCCTCCAGAGGGAGATGGGAAAGTGTCACCAATATCAGCTCAG GGGGCAAAACAAAGTTTGGAATTTCTTggcaaaaaatctaaaactaTGATGGCAATTCGTAAAGTCAGGCAGTTTGAGGAAGAATTTGATTCACCACAATTCTGTAAAGAAGCCActgaaatttatatcaaaatgcaTGAGTGCATGGCAGAGAATGATGAagaaaaattggtaaaatatgCTACTGAACGTGCAGTTCCTGAAATTCTCcacaatatgaaaaataaaactgttagGTGGAAGTATATTAAGGATATTGAACTTCCAAGGATTGTTCATGCCAGATGCACTGATGTTATAACcaaggaaaatatatttgcacAGATAACTGTTAGATTTCATACTCAGCag acTCTTGCAATTTATGATCGTTTTGGGAGGTTGTTGCATGGAAGTGAAATCATAGCAAAGGATGTTTTGGAATATGTGGTCTTTGAAAAGCACTTGGCTAATGTTTATGGCCAATGGAGAGTCCATGCTAAGATTATTCCAGATTGGATGGCACCAAAAGAACCAGCTCCTATAACTTACAAGAAATTGCCATCTGTTCAGGAGAATgctttagaaaaattagaagaCAGCAAAAGTAGTCCAGTTGCTCAAAGTTCTGAAGCAAACATTGCATAG